The genomic DNA caccggcagagctgggggtaccagggctgggctggcaggggctgcgggtcgggagtgaggggcaccggcagggctggggggaccagggccgggctagcaggggctgcgggtcgggagtgaggggcaccggcagggctggggggaccagggccgggctagcaggggctgcgggtcgggagtgagaggcaccggcagggctggggggggcagggccgggctagcaggggctgcgggtcgggagtgaggggcaccggcagagctggggggacagggctgggctagcaggggctgcaggtcgggagtgaggggcaccggcagagctggggggacagggctgggctagcaggggatgcaggtcgggagtgaggggcaccggcagggctgggggggcagggctgggctagcaggggctgcaggtcgggagtgaggggcaccggcagggctggggggggcagggctgggctagcatgggctgcgggtcgggagtgaggggcaccggcagggctgggggggcagggccaggctagcaggggctgcaggtcaggagtgaggggcaccggcagggctggggggagcccagggctgggctggcaggggctgcgggtcgggagtgaggggcaccggcagagcaggggggagcccagggctgggctagcaggggctgcgggtcgggagtgaggggcaccggcagagcaggggggagcccagggctgggctagcaggggctgcgggttgggagtgaggggcaccggcagggcaggggtgggggagctcagggccgggctagcaggggctgcgggtcgggagtgaggggcaccggcagggctgggggggcagggctgggctagcatgggctgcaggtcgggagtgaggggcaccggcagggctgcatAGTGAGGACACTCCAGGACTAGAACAAAATCTATTAATAGCTGCCGCGATGCTGAGTTtggcagcaggactcctgggtccctggTGGCTGCTCCCGCCTCCGTGTGCGTGAGGAGGAGGCggctgaggggggggggctgttcgCACCCGGAACGGGGCCTTTCAATAACTCAACACCCGTCGGCGGGAGGGAGCTGGATTATGCAGGAGCCAGTTCGTTAGCTCCTcgaagtgccccccccccaacaaccaGCCTCAGCTCTCACCTCgcacctccccccccactccccgggcACTTCGCAGAGCAGGGGGGGTCATCAGCCCTCCTttccagctggggaaactgaggcacagagcaggccgGTGACAGAGCAGGGGACACGGGGTCCCCTGAGGCCCAGTTAGGGCTCtgcccactaggccatgctgccaaTCTTCCCCTTCCTGCCACTGCAATGGGGGGTGCATGGGATTGGGGCGGGGCCCGGGAATGGGGGGTGGAGGCGGCTGACACCAGACCACCCCCCCGCAGCCCTCTGGCTCCGCAGGGCTTTGCAGGCTGCACCGCAGGCTGCCAGCAGCTcggctgggggcctggggcagatcctgctgctggggggaggaacggggaggggggagcagccgGCCGGCTGCCCAGCGCTGCGGGGGGGGCTGCTTCAGCAGAtggcaaaggggggaggggggctgagctaCAGCCGTGGCCCACAGGGCTGGACAGATGCTGCGACGCCCCACGtgacccccagcctccccccccggccaggcctgGGCCCAGTGTCCCCAGCACAGGGCGAGAACGCCCCcgagatgggggggagggggacagggcagggcccATCCCCCGccgggtctgtgcagcgcctggcacatgggcggggggggtcacggctgggggctccagctgccgccCTGAAGCACCAAAGGCAAGTGCAGCTCCAGGCCCGGTGGTGCCTTCAGCCCCCACGTGGGAgacgggccctgcccccccaagcccATGACCACCCCCCCACGTCACGGGCTGGGGGCACCATGGCTCAGTGGACGCGCTGCTGCTGGGGGTCaggccccactgcccctccctccaGGGCCAGGCAGACAGAGACCCATCAAAGCTGCCCTGGCAAGccagtggtgcccctcactcccgacccgcagcccctcctagcccagcccccaccagccctgccgatgcccctcactcccgacccgcagcccctcctagcccagccctgccccccccagctctgccggtgcccctcactcccgacccgcagcccctcctagcccagccctgccccccccagctctgccggtgcccctcattcccgacccgcagcccctcctagcccagccccggccccaccagctctgccggtgcccctcactcccgacccgcagcccctgccagtccagccctgggctccccccttcccctcccccgcagatctgcgagtgcccctcactcccaacccacaacCCACCCATCTGcctgttcccttccctcccccaccgccccctTTTGCACAGAGCCGATTATGAATGATTCATCAGGCCACGGAGCATTATTCTTTAACGAGCCCggctcctccagcccccaacACGGTTTTGCTTTTCAGCCTCCTAAATCTTTCATGGGCCCCTCGTCTCACAGCCGGGTGGGGACGCAGAGCCAGGGCCAGCCCTTGTGGAACAAGCTGGCTGGGTCTCAGGAGGCCTGGTGGCCTCCCTGAGACGCAATGGGCCCCCGACCTGTGGAAGGGGGAGCTCAGACCTgtgctagcaggggctgcgggttgggagtgaggggcaccggcagagctgggggtaccagggctgggctggcaggggctgcgagtcgggagtgaggggcaccggcagagcaggggggggcagggctggggtggcaggggctgcgggtcaggagtgaggggcaccggcagggctgggggggcagggctgggctagcaggggctgcgggtcgggagtgaggggcaccggcagagctgggggtaccagggctgggctggcaggggctgcgggtcgggagtgaggggcaccggcagggctgggggggcagggctgggctagcaggggctgcgggtcgggagtgaggggcaccggcagagctgggggtaccagggctgggctggcaggggctgcgggtcgggagtgaggggcaccggcagagctgtggggggcacggccgggctagcagggggctgcaggtcgggagtgaggggcaccagagcggggggggcggttcagggctgggctagcggggttccctgccccctggcatTGGCCGGGTCCATGGGATGacacccccaggccctgcccccccccccgctggtcAGCGGGGAGACCCGGCTAATTCGCTCCCCCCGTCCGCagccgaggagagaacccaggagtcctggctcccagtccgcCCGCCCCATTatcatgggggggggcaggtctcCCTACCACGCCAGGTCCCGCCGCTCCCGTAACGCTGCAGACAAAGCAGCGACACAAACCCCCCCgcggccccccgcccctcccagccccccccccgagcctgcccctttcggggggcggggggcggagccGGGCTGCGCTGCATCGCGGGCTGCGGGCTCCGTGCGGGGCCGGGGGGATTTTCGCTTCTCCTGCCGGGGGGGGAGACCCCTGGGCGGGGGGCGGCGCGGGGGGGCCGGAGCAGCCCCCCCGGGATGGGGCGCGGGGGGGCGGAGCCTGGCGCTCGTGGCCGGTAAGTGcccgggggtcccgggggcagagccgggcggcgggtgccgggggggggcggtcagacCCGCTGGTTCCCCCAGCTGCGGATCGGGCccaggactggggcggggggggagctgctaagcccggccccccccccaggcccccacgTCCGAGCCGCCCCCGTCCCTAGCGGGGGGGTCAGTGTCTTTCCCAGCTCATTGCGGGGGGGGCTGAGAAGCCAaatctccttcctgcccccccggggGCGCGGCCCCCCCTTCACCTATTGCCATCGGAGCGACTAACTCGGGGGCGGATCCAGGCGGGGGGGCTGAATGGAGACGCCCCCCCCAGGCAAAGTCTGGGCTCCCCCAGGGCCGCGATCCCAGAGCTTCAGGTGGGTCCCTCTGTTTTGTGAGTGGGAcccgtggggcagcccccagctggggtccGTCAGGGTCGCTCCACTGGGgtccgtggggcagccccccggCTGGGGTCCGTCAGGGTCGCTCCACTGGGGTCCGTGGGGCAGCCCCTGGCTGGGGTCCGTCGGGGTCGCTCCGTTGGGGtccgtggggcagcccccagctgggATCCGTCAGGGTCGCTCCATTGGGGtccgtggggcagcccccagctggggtccGTCAGGGTCGCTCCATTGGGGtccgtggggcagcccccagctggggtccATCAGGGTCGCTCCATTGGGgtccgtggggcagccccccggCTGGGGTCCGTCGGGGTTGCTCCATTGGGGTctgtggggcagccccccagctggggtcccTCGGGGTCGCTCCGTTGGGgtccgtggggcagccccccggCTGGGGTCCGTCGGGGTTGCTCCATTGGGGTctgtggggcagccccccagctggggtccctcaGGGTCGCTCCACTGGGgtccgtggggcagccccccggCTGGGGTCCGTCGGGGTCGCTCCATTGGGGtccgtggggcagcccccagctggggtcccTCGGGGTCGCTCCGTTGGGgtccgtggggcagccccccggCTGGGGTCCGTCGGGGTTGCTCCATTGGGGTctgtggggcagccccccagctggggtccctcaGGGTCGCTCCACTGGGgtccgtggggcagccccccggCTGGGGTCCGTCGGGGTCGCTCCGTTGGGgtccgtggggcagccccccggCTGGGGTCCGTCGGGGTCGCTCCATTGGGGtccgtggggcagcccccagctggggtccATCGGGGTCGCTCCGCTGGGgtccgtggggcagccccccggCTCGGCCTGTTTACCCAGAGCACATTGTAGCCCCAGGGCCGACGCTGCGACCCCTGTTCccgtggccggggctgggggctctgcctgcgggGGGCCCCGTCGGGCTGGGACGTGGATTGACCTGTcggtgtggggcaggggccaggggtgcggggcaggggctgtgccctctgctggggggcagcgtggggcacagaAGCTGGTGGCCAGTCTGGAGCCGGCTTCCCATGCACCAGGGTGGGGCAGATTCACGCGGCACCACCTGGCCCAGCCCGAGTCCTCGCCAAAGCCCGGGAGAGCGGTGGGAGCGAATGGACTCGGGCAGCTGGAGTGGGTAGatctgggctgggaggggagtggggtctagtgggtagagcaggggggctgggagccaggactcctgggttctctcccagctttACCACTGACTTACATGAGGGACTCaggcccctccctgtcccctctctgtgactcagtttccccctcaggAGGCAGTGGCGGCACCAATCCTGCCTCCCGGCGGGAGGTGATTCAAGGCCAAATTCATCCAAGCGCCTGTGCTGGGCGCCAGATACCGGCCTCCCCTGCCCgcatcccccagggctcagcgcgtcctctcctcctcctctccccgccaCCGACCCCAGCGCCCGGCTGCTCCTTAAGGCCCGAGCCGAACCGAACCGTCCTGCCTCCCGGCAGCCGCAGCAGCGAGCCCCTGGCACTGAACCGGCAgccaggccaggcagggagcaggaccaggggggatggggtgggggtgtatttttggggtggggcaggctgggaattGAGGGGAGGTGGATCGAGGCTCTTGGCAGACGGGATGGGGGGGATCCCGGCAGGGTTGAACCGAAGGTTCGGTTTGCAGGGGGTGTCAAGGGGCCCCCGGGAAACGTGCGTCGGCTGCCGGTGATCAGCACCGCTCCCTCCGCCGGCGGGGCCGGCTCTGCCCCACGGATCCTTCCCCCGGAGCGGGGCCggagctccagcccccggcactggCCGCGCCGGGCGAGGACGGGACTCGCTGTCGCAGCCCATGGTCtaagctgcccccggccccggcgtCTGGCCGCAGCTGCCCCCGGCTCGGCCCGGCTGGCTGATTTCAGGGTCACCGCGGTTCACCGGCGGGAGCCCGGCGGCTCTTTGATTTCCCCAGATGACTGAATAACGCGCCAGGCGTCTCTTCCTCTCCTGGGGCAGCTGGACtttgtctctgggaggggagtgaggtctagtggtcagtgtgggaggctgggagccaggactcctgggtcccttgGCCAGGCCTGCAAGGCCTTCCCCTTGTGTGGCACAGGCCAAGGCGCCTCCCTTCCCCGAGCGCCAGCCCGGGGGCACCTCATTTTGGCCCCCTACAGATTGATCatgtttatccctttctccccCCGCAGGTGACCTGGGAGCCGAAGACCCCCCCGGACCCCCTGCCGGAGCAGGGATCTCCCCCCGCCTCATGGAGAACAGCCACGAACtacagcacccgctgctggccaaGCCCCCCGGGGGTGCCCCGGCGGGGGAGACGCGGCGGGAGCATCCCGGCTTCTTCGCTCGGCCCGGCTGGAGGCGcctgcccccgccaccccccgaGCTGGCCCAGCAGCTGCTGGACGCGGGGACCCTGCGGAGGACGGTGGAGCCGGCCCCCGCCCCGGGCCCCACGTGGAAGGCCGGGGAGCCTCCCAGCTGGAGGAAGCCGGGTTACTGCGAGACGGCTTTCGGGGAGCCGGCCGAGCACCCCAAGAAGCTCTGCCTGGAGAAGGACATTCACACGGTCTGCTGCGAAGTGGGCGACGGAGAGCTGCTGCCTGAGTGTGaggtgagggggggctgggaacccaggcgtccgggcaccGGCGGGGGGACGACTCACTAGCCACCTGCGCTGGCTCCGTCAGCTCCAGGGCCCGGCTCACTGGCCAGGTCAGTAAATCGCTGGCCCACAGCGGGGCTGGGCACAGTCCTCACCCCCCAGAGGGGGCTTTGGGGTTCCCGGCTCGACAAGGTCTGGGGCCCCCCGGCTCTgagccccaggccccgcgagcACTTCCGGGCTTGCAATGGCACGAGGGGGCCCTGCCCGTCTCCCCGCAGCTGAGccgcctgggctggggcaggagtcagTTGGGGGGGGACAGGATGGGGGGCTTGGCACCGCGCCCCATTGCCCCGGccggcccctcgctctggggaccgacacccccccaccctgccccattgccctgaccccccccaccgcaccccaTTGCCCCGGccggcccctcgctctggggaccgacacccccccaccctgccccattgccctgaccccctcccaccgcACCCCATTGCCCCGGccggcccctcgctctggggaccgacacccccctaccctgccccattgccctgaccccccccaccgcaccccaTTGCCCCGGccggcccctcgctctggggaccgacacccccccacccggcccctttgccctgaccccccccaccgcaccccattgccccggccagcccctcgctctggggaccgagaccccccatccctgccgccttgccctgaccccccccaccgcaccccaTTGCCCCGGccggcccctcgctctggggaccgacacccccccaccctgccccattgccctgaccccccccaccgcgCCCCATTGCCCGGccggcccctcgctctggggaccgacacccccccaccctgccccattgccctgacccccccccccccaccccccggccccggccggcccctcgctctggggaccgacaccccccccccctgcccgaTTGACCGGACGCCCCCCCACCACCGCACCCCATTGCCCCGGccggcccctcgctctggggaccgacacccccccaccccgccccattgccctgaccccccccaccgcgCCCCATTGCCCCGGccggcccctcgctctggggaccgacacccccccaccctgccccagtgccctgcccccccccaccgcgcCCCATTGCCCCGGccggcccctcgctctggggtccgacacccccccacccggccccattgccctgaccccccccaccaccgcaCCCCATTGCCCCGGccggcccctcgctctggggaccgagaccccccccccacaccgcgCCCCAttgccctgacaccccccccaccgcaccccaTTGCCCCGGCCGGCGCCTCGCTCTGGGGACCGAGCCACACCCCACACACCGCGCCCCATTGCCCCAGccggcccctcgctctggggaccgacacccccccaccctgccccattgccctgacccccccccaccgcaccccaTTGCCCCGGCCGGCGCCTCGCTCTGGGGAccgacaccccccacacacaccgtgCCCCAttgccctgacacccccccccaccgcaccccaTTGCCCCGGCCGGCGCCTCGCTCTTGGGAacgacaccccccccacacaccctgccccattgccctgacccccccccccccgcaccccattgCCCCGGCCGGCGCCTCGCTCTGGGGaccgacaccccccccacacaccgcgCCCcattgccctgaccccccccccaccgcgccCCATTGCCCTGGCCGGCCCCTTGTTTGGTGCTGGGCGCATGAatggttaatccggccctgcccagGAGTGTCCGGCCCAGGCCCCCACCACAGGGCTCAGCTCCGTAGCCCAGTGGCCCCAGAGTCGGGGTTCAGGGGGGTCTGCAGAGCTCTGCTCCTCTGATGCAGctctgtggctgggagccaggactccggggttctctcctggctctgggaggggagtgggggctagtggttagagcagggggggctgggagccaggactcctgggttctctcctggctctgggaggggagtgggggctagtggttagagcagggggggctgggagccaggactcctgggttctctcctggctctgggaggggagggggggctggtggttagagcaggggggggctgggagccaggactcctgggttctctccccggcgctgggaggggagtgggagctagtggtcagagcagggggcgctgggagccaggactcctgggttctgtcctggctgtgggaggggagcgggggctggtggttagagcagggagggggggctgggagccaggactcctgggttctctccctggctctgggaggggagggggggctggtggttagagcagggggggctgggagcgaggactcctgggttctctcctggctctgggaggggagggggggctagtggtcagagcagggggggctgggagccaggactcctgggatcaGCAGTGGCCGCCAGGGGCGCGcacgccccccagccccctgatctggatttaacccccccccccccgcagaacgACTCGTCGAGCGAGAGCGACAGCGAGAGCGACTTCGCCCTGATGCTGCCGCAGGATCACCTGGGCCTGGCCGTGTTCTCCATGCTCTGCTGCTTCTGGCCCCTGGGCATCGCCGCCTTCCACCTGTCCCAGcaggtgagcggggcgggggggcggcccCCCCGGGAGACCCATCTCCTGGGCTTCAGCCTGGCCCCCCCGCCGGCTGCTGCAGGAAAATCCGGACGATTTGCAAACATTATGGGAGCTATTTGCAtaacttcccctgcccccccccaaactggTGCAGTCCCTCAGGGGGCCCCAGCCCCCCACGGGGCACTGTCAGTCCCACCCCAGCTCGGGGGGGGGTCGGGGCAGAAGGTGGCATGTAGGGCCCATGGGGGAGAGGATCTGGcctgggaatggggggaggggtctcggggtatccagctgggcagggggcagatgTAATGCATAGGGGAGGGGGGTCCCCCGTCCATGGGGGTATCTGTCGGGGGGTCTCGGGGtatccagccagggctgggggtaCCCATGTGGGTGAGGGGGGATCTCGGGGGGTCTCCCCCCCTCGCTaacctgctctcccctcccccccagaccaCCAGGGCCTCAGCGAAGGGCGATTTCCCGGGGGCGCGGGCGGCCTCGCGTCGGACCTTCGCGCTGGCCGTGCTCGCCATCCTGCTGGGCGTCTGCGCCTACATCGGCGCCGTGGTGGCGCTCGTCGCTTACCTGTCCGACAAGGGGCCCCCCTAAAGCCCCCCCGGGGACGGACGCTGCCGCCAGGAGCCTGGACTGGGGGGCCCCCCgagctgccccaggccccccctgGACACGCCTGAGCCcagcgctgcgggggggggaggccagCGGAGAGATTTGGACTAGcggttccctcccccccgcaagaGACatgggcccggacgcctgggttcaccAGGAGCAGGGTTTGGGAGCCTGATTCGTGGTGACTGACCGGACCTTCCCCCCCACCTTTCTTCCGtcctccttcacccccccccactgcGTCCCCAttttgtctccccccccccccgctcagggTCGCGCTCTGCCCGAGGGGCACGTCCCCGCCAATAAAGGCCCCATGCACTTTGCCTGCATCTGCCGGGCGCAAGGGGTCGgctccgcggggggggggggggaagggttaacACCCCAGCCGGGGGCCTGCTCCCCTTGCCCCCGCTGCCCAAagcgctggagccaggactcctgggttctatccctggctctgggaggggagtgggggctggtggttagagcggggggctgggagccaggactcctgggttctctacccCTGACTCCTGGTCTGACCTCAGCAAGTTCCTCCccctcttggtgcctcagtttctccctccaAACCGCTGACATCCTCATGGCGGAGACGATTCATCCTCAAACGAAGCAGGATGCAGCCGCTTCCCTCACGCGGCAGCCGAGCCAGCCCCCCGCGCTctccgctggggggggggtgcagctgcAGCCTCTCCCCTCGGGCCCGGAGCGTCCCCGCAGCTCCAGCccagcttgccctgctctggctaTTCAGTGAAAGCCTTGTCCCTACTCAGGCGGAAACCGGCCCCCGGAGCCCGCGTGGCTGGCTGGCTCCGCAGCCCTGCTCCGACAGCAGGAACCGACAGTGGGGAGCCAGCTAAgatccccccaccctggggctcccccctccctgcccggaGCGCGGCTGGGGGCTGGGTCGGTTTACACGGCTCTGCCCGCATGGGCCAGCGCTGCCGAGCGGAGCGAACAGGCCTGGCCCCCGCGGCCGTGAATCAGCGTCGCTCCAGTTGGAGTCAACGGGGCCGGATCCCCCGCGGCCGTGAATCAGCGTCGCTCCAGTTGGAGTCAACGGGGCCGGGCCCCCCGCGGCCGTGAATCAGCGTCGCTCCAGTTGGAGTCAACGGGGCCGGATCCCCCGCGGCCGTGAATCAGCGTCGCTCCAGTTCGAGTCAACGGGGCCGGATCCCCCGCGGCCGTGAATCAGCGTCGCTCCAGTTCGAGTCAACGGGGCCGGATCCCCCGCGGCTGAGTCAGCAGCAGAAAGCAAATCGCAGCTGCTGAGCGGCTCCCGGCGCTAGTCCGGCTTCACACGTGTCAgcagcagaagttggcccaaaaTTGGCTCAGGCTGGTGCCACCGGCATGAAATCAGCTCCCCAACCCGCCCCTCAGCCCAGGGTTTCGAAACCCCCCACCCAACAGCAAGCTTGAAAACTGACCCTTCCCGTCCCTTCCCTCTGCGACATCCCAGCTTTGGGCTAGAGGGGGGTGGccgggctgcagcctgcagggcgcTCACGGCCCCGCCCGCGCATTTCAGGGGGGCCCCGGGCCGCACACGGCCCCGCCCGCGCATTTCAGGGGGGCCCCGGGCCGCACACGGCCCCGCCCGCGCATTTCAGGGGGGCCCCGGGCCGCACACGGCCCCGCCCGCGCATTTCAGGGGGGCCCCGGGCCTGCACACGGCCCCACCCGCCCATTTCAGGGGGGCCCCAGGCCTGCACACGGCCCCACCGGCGCATTTCGGGGGGCCCCTGGGCCAGGTATGGCCCCACCCGCCCATTTCAGGGGGGCCCCGGGCCTGCACACGGCCCCACCGGCGCATTTCaggggggccctgggccaggtACGGTCCCACCCACGCATTTCGGGGGGCTCAGACTCTGCTCAGAGGTGATTCCTTGGCGCGTTGTGGCCACGTTTCCAGCAGTTTCGGTCACACGAGTCAGACAAAGACCCAGCTAAACACACATGAAACAAGCAGCCCGTGAACCATAAACCCGTGTGCCCCACTCGAGCCGGCTGATCCCAGTGCAGGGCGAGGGATCCGTGTACGAACAGCCCCtgggccccactcc from Mauremys mutica isolate MM-2020 ecotype Southern chromosome 15, ASM2049712v1, whole genome shotgun sequence includes the following:
- the LOC123350664 gene encoding transmembrane protein 91-like, which produces MENSHELQHPLLAKPPGGAPAGETRREHPGFFARPGWRRLPPPPPELAQQLLDAGTLRRTVEPAPAPGPTWKAGEPPSWRKPGYCETAFGEPAEHPKKLCLEKDIHTVCCEVGDGELLPECENDSSSESDSESDFALMLPQDHLGLAVFSMLCCFWPLGIAAFHLSQQTTRASAKGDFPGARAASRRTFALAVLAILLGVCAYIGAVVALVAYLSDKGPP